From the genome of Labedella gwakjiensis:
CTCCAACTCCTCTGCGCGGACTACCATCACACGAAGACCGCAGAGAGTCTTGTACCTGCCAGCGCCGAGCAGAGCGCGCTCTTCATGACACGAGTCGCTCCGGACATTCCTAGACTTCTCGCGGATGACAAGGTCACATGGCAGACGTCGTGGAGCGGGCTCAAGTCTTCCCGGAAGGCACGTTTCGTCGACAGCCTAAAGACTGCAGGGATCGACCTCTCGGGGCTTGAGACCCGAGCCCAGATGATCGCGGCGCGCGAGACGCAAGTTCCAATGCCGTCGCCACGGCCCCAAGAATACGACGAGGCCGACTACGGATCGAACTTCCTCGCCGACGCGACAGAGCGGTCAGCGTGAAAGCCAGGAGCCGACCGGCACCCTAACGCGTGACGGGCGTCAGGCCACGCCTTCCTGACAGGAGCGCCACGTCCTTCGGGCTCGACTTGCGCTCCAGCTTTTCGATCACGGATTGCTGCGTCTCAGGGGTCCAGAACACCTGAAGCTTCTGGCGCGCCCTCGTCAAGGCCGTGTAGAAGATGCTGTGTGAAATGTCGTCCTCATTCGCGTCCGTCACAACTACCTTGACCGACTCATACTCGAGACCCTGGGCTCGGTGAATCGAGACCGCGTAGGCAACCTGGAACGGGATCGAAGTATTCAACGCCGCATCGTCATCGTCGCTGTTGGCCAACTCGAAGACGTCGAAGGCGACAACCGAGTCCCGCACCCACGCGAGCTCAGTCCCCCAGACCGAAAGCTCAGTAACGTCTCGCGCGAGATCGATCTCGAACCGGACTCGGCCGGGCACTCGCTCCATACCGACGATCACGCCCTTGAGGTTGTTGTAGATGAGCGGCTTGAACCGCTCGCTGTCGTTGAAGACGACAGGGTCCCCGATCTTGTAGGTGGCAGGTCCCCATTCGACCGAAGGGTTCGGGTTGCTGCTCTGCAGGAACCGGTTGATGTTGTTGATCCCGTAGAGCCCGTCGTAGTTGAGGCACAGGATGATTTCGTCCTCACGCTGAGGCTCGAACAAAGTCTCGTTCAGAATGGTCGAGTAGCCACCCCTCGTCATCGCCTCCGTGATGTCGTCTTCGACATTGCGCACCTTCTGCCAGAGCCCGAGGAGCGCGGTATTTGTCGTGCGGTACGGAGTCTCCAGCTCGAAGACCGACGCTTGTGGCACGAACGACCGCATCATCCCAAACCAGTTCCCGAACTGGATCGACTCAATTTGGTACACATCGCCGACGAGAACGAGCAACTTGAACCGAGTTCCCTGGAGAACCTTGAGCAGGGCTTCGTTGCTGACCGTGCTGCACTCGTCGATGACGACGACCTCAAACTCGGGGTCGGACTGGTTCCGCCAGTTGTGGCTC
Proteins encoded in this window:
- a CDS encoding HNH endonuclease signature motif containing protein, with the translated sequence MEIDHIDGSSADLGNLQLLCADYHHTKTAESLVPASAEQSALFMTRVAPDIPRLLADDKVTWQTSWSGLKSSRKARFVDSLKTAGIDLSGLETRAQMIAARETQVPMPSPRPQEYDEADYGSNFLADATERSA